The DNA segment GGAAGTGGAAAACGAAGGGGTCGCCCCGGACGTGGACGTGGCGGAGACGCCGCAGGACGCGGCCGCGGGGCGCGATCCGCAGCTCGAGAAGGCGGTCGAGCTGGCGCTGCGCGCCCTCGCCGCCGCGCCGCCGCGCCCCGCGCGTCCGCCCTACCCGGTGAAGCGGCAGACGCGCTGAGGACGCCGCCGCGCGAGGACGCGGCGGACCGACGAACGCGGGCGGAGCCCCGCGCCGGAGGAGAGGTCTCGTGGGCACGACGACGGTGAGGTTCCCCGGCGGAACCGGCGCGTGGCTCGTCGGCAAGCTCGAGCGGCCCGACGGGCCGGAGCGCGCGACGGCGCTCTTCGCGCACTGCTTCACCTGCGGCAAGGACCTCAAGTCGATCGTGCGGCTGACGCGCGAGCTCGCGGCGCGCGGCGTGGCGAGCCTGCGGTTCGACTTCTCCGGCGTCGGCGAAAGCGAGGGGGATTTCGCCGAAACGAGCTTCTCGACCAACGTCGCCGACATCCTCGCCGCGGCCGACTTCCTGCGCGGCCGCGGCCTCGCGCCGGCGCTCCTCGTCGGCCACAGCCTCGGCGGCACGGCGACGCTCGCCGCGGCGGGACGCGTCGCCGAAGCGCGGCTCGTCGCGACGATCGCCGCCGTCTCCCGCGCGGACCACTTCCGCGAAACGCTGCTGCGCCTCGCCCCCGAGCTGCCGACGGCCGGGCGGGCGGAGATCGTCCTCGGCGGCCGCCGCGTCGCGCTCGGTCCGCGGCTGCTCGACGGCCTCGACCAGCGGCGGCTCGACGAGGAGATCGCCGCGCTCGGCAAGCCGCTCCTCGTCTTCCATTCGCCGCAGGACGAGACCGTGCCGTTCGCGGAGGCGGAGCGGATCTTCGCCCTCGCGCGCCCGCCGAAATCGTTCCTCTGCCTCGACGGCGCGGACCACCTGCTGCTGCGCGCCGAGAAGGATGTCCGCTACGTCGCCGCGGTCCTGGCGGCGGCGCTCGAGCGCGGCGCGCCGGAGGCGTGACCGCGCGGCAAGGAGAGACCGATGGTCCTGGTGCTGATCAACTACACGAAGCCGTACGAACAGGTCGCCGCGGTCGTCGCCGAGCACCGCGCCTTCCTCGGAAAGCACTACGCGGCCGGCACGCTGGTCGTCTCCGGGCCGCGCGCGACGAAGACCGGCGGCATCGTTCTCGCCCGCGGCAAGAGCGCCGCCGAGGTGGCCGAGATCTTCAAGCAGGACCCGTACGCCCTGCACGGCGTCGCGACCCACGAGGTGATCGAGTTCGACGCCGTGAAGCACGCCCCGGGGTTCGAGCCGTTCCTCTAGGCGGGCCGCCGCGCGGGGGACGGCCGGGGCGCCGCCGCCCGGCCGCCGCGCGCCGTCACCTGCGTGGTACGCCGCTTTGACACGGCGCGGGCGGTGCGCGAGACTCGTCCCCCGGGGAAAGGAGCCGCGGGTGCCATCGGGCGGGGCCAGCGTCCGCGAATCTGGGTCCAAGCGACTGATGGCCAAGGCGGTCGCCCTGTTCCTCGTGTCGTTTCTGGTGATCCTCGGGATCGTCGGCTACCTGTTCTTCCACGACTTCGACCAGCGGACCGTCCGCTCCAAGCTCGCCGAGGCGGCCGACTCGGCCCGCACCCTGGCCAGCGCGCTCTACCGCGAAATCGCCCCCTCCGGCACGTTCGACTTCGTGCGGATCGTCGAGCGCCGCGCGGCGCTGGCCCAGACGATCGACCAGTACACCTCGCAGCTCAAGTACGTGCAGTACGTGGACGTCCTCGACGACGCCGGGCGGCTGATCTTCCGCCGCCGTCTCGACCGCGGCGGCGACTGGCAGCTCCAGCTCGGCGGCGCGTTCGGCGGGCAGGCGCCGACGACCCCCGACGCCCCGCCGGCGGCCCCCGAGTTCTTCGACCCCGGCCGGACGCCCGAAACGCCGTCCCAGGTGCGCGTCGTGCCGGTCCCGTTCGGCGCCGGCGGCGGCATGCTCCTGCTCGGCGTCACCGCCGGCCCGCTCGATCAGGAGGTCGCGCGGATCCGGCA comes from the bacterium genome and includes:
- a CDS encoding alpha/beta hydrolase — its product is MGTTTVRFPGGTGAWLVGKLERPDGPERATALFAHCFTCGKDLKSIVRLTRELAARGVASLRFDFSGVGESEGDFAETSFSTNVADILAAADFLRGRGLAPALLVGHSLGGTATLAAAGRVAEARLVATIAAVSRADHFRETLLRLAPELPTAGRAEIVLGGRRVALGPRLLDGLDQRRLDEEIAALGKPLLVFHSPQDETVPFAEAERIFALARPPKSFLCLDGADHLLLRAEKDVRYVAAVLAAALERGAPEA
- a CDS encoding YciI family protein codes for the protein MVLVLINYTKPYEQVAAVVAEHRAFLGKHYAAGTLVVSGPRATKTGGIVLARGKSAAEVAEIFKQDPYALHGVATHEVIEFDAVKHAPGFEPFL